Genomic DNA from Prunus persica cultivar Lovell chromosome G1, Prunus_persica_NCBIv2, whole genome shotgun sequence:
ACAACTCCTAGTCCTCCTACCAggactatttttatttttattcaccTTTTCCTCTAGTATTTTGTCCCATAAACACACAAAATTGTTAgttaacttcttttaattgAAGCTATGTCCCTagattgtattttattttatgcactTCACATGCATTTTCCtctagtatttaattttttttttttttttttttgcctaaaccAGCCTGACCCTAAGTTTTATGGAACTAATCGAATCTCGACCCTAGACCACTTGGGCCCTgtggaaattttattttccgaTGATACCCAATGGACTGAAACCGTAAGCCCATGAACTTCTcaaccaaacaaaagcaaTGGGTGGTTGTTTGGCTAATAATCCCTGATAGCATTCATTGGCATCCTCCAGAGAATCGGTGCGCTGTTTGATTAAAAAGGCCAAGAGAGCCGGTTGCATTTTGCAATATACGCTGGGATATTCAagatcatatattttttttgtagctGTAGGACATTGTCTCATCTCATGGATTCCGTTACTTCCGGCCCAAGcaaaaacaacacacaaaaactgAATATAAGAGcattaatgatattatgaccacacacaaaaagagCATTAATGATAATTATACGATATTAAATGAGAACGAGAGGAATTATGaacaatttcatatatttccAAATTTGACTCCTCAatgcctctctttttttcttctttttttcttttcaggtcAGCAGCAGTTGACATTCAtatggtaaataaataaataaagaaagaagcaaTTTCGGTTAAGTGTATAATTATGACTCTGGTAAAGATCCAAATAAAAGAACGATTAGACATGATCCCTTCATTGCCACAGGCGAGTTGGTTGGGCCAACATTCAGTCCAGTTAAAAGTTGCCATCAATTGACCAGTATTGGTCACCATGAATGAGCTAAATCACATAATCAGAATGCCACCAAATAATAGCAGAAGAAAGGTGAAGTGCTGTGATTTGTTAACCAGAAATACAACTAAGCTGCttgccttttcttctttagccTGGTGGACAACGCAAAGTCATCATCAGAGTCACTCTCTGAGCTTCTATCTTCATTCTTCCGCTTCTTAGATTGCGTAGATGCATCTTTGGAGACCGTTGACTTCTTTTGATTTGAAGGCACTGGGGTTGATGGTTTCTTGACAGTAACTGACTGTGTGCTCTTCTTTACAGAAGCTACAGCTTTCATTGGAGAACCGAGATTTTGCTGCTGACTcctcttctgcttcttctcaAACACTCTCTTTGCCTCCTCTTTAGATAGCAAACCACACTCCATCAGCCtgaattcaaattgaaaatttgaaatgcaTGCTTATACAGAAGCAACCAAGCACTAATTATAATTGGTCAGTTCATGCCTGCTAGAGTTGTAGAATGGGCAATACTTAAAAAGCACGATACTCCCACCATTGCATGATATGGGAGGATACACACTCTTACCCACATTATGGAGAGGAGCATCTTCCCATTTAGAATCCGCAACCTTTGCAACGTTGCAAAGATCAAACCTTACCAATTGCAGTCAAGGCTCGCCCTCTTTACTTCTTTTTATTAAGATCCGCTAATGGAAAACATGCATTTACAAAACAGGCAAACTGGGaagaaaaacataacattTTTATGTGTATTTTACCAGTATAAAACCATAACACTATCCAAGGCATGGTCTCTAAGAGACAACTAACCAAAAAGCAGACTTCAAACTGTCAATAGCAAGCTATAACAAACCTAAGTGCCCTATTCTAGCATGCACCAAGATAAACATGTCCATACTAAACAACAAGGCACAAGGTACAAGGTTGAATGGTAGGTACATTTAGacttttctattatttttattcatgaACATCCCATAGAAGACAACAATATGTATCATTTGCTTCGAATTTCAACTCCCATATCATAATTATACATGCAGCTTTATAGACTGAAAGAGTTGCCAACCAAGTAGGCCAGTTGCATGATCAGACAGACATACGCAGGTGATTCAAAGCCAGCGCTTTGATGCACACTGCGGAGGCCAGGCAAGCGGCATAGTGGCGACTATATAACTAGCTATCAGAAAATATTAGTTGGCATAATAAAACACAGTtccaaataaattatatagcCTGGAAACAAGCCGAAGCATAAGGCAGCTCAAACAGCACTTCCCCTAATATTTAAGGCTCCATTTCAACTTCCACTTCTCCTAATATTTTATAAGAACCTAACAGAATGTAACATCTACACAGTAATTCAGCAAGCAAAAACAGTGTTGCAATCAAACAAATGGGAGAGCAAACACTCACCAGAACTGTGCCATTTCGCTTTTGGGAACTTGCTCATAAAGCGTCTCATAAAAAATCCTAAGTGGGTCTCTCTGAATTCCAAAATACAACACAAGAATCACCTAAGAATCCCGAAGCAACaaaaagggagaaaagaaACTACATTaacaagaaagagaaaggagaaaacCGGGACAGTGTACCTCATCGGGAGGGTCTCGCTTCTGACCAGGCAAATCATAaaccttcttctccttcttctcccTCTTCTTCAGCTCTGTTGTAGCATCTGGcaccttcttctccttcttcttctgctcttGTATAACCTCTgaacccttcttcttcttcttcttctcttcctcctcctcctcctccattttCTTTGTCCTCGTCTTCAATTCCTTCATCCCCATCCCATAACACAAAGAAAATCACAAGAACCCAAATACCCGCCTTCATCAGTAAAATTCAGAGTCACcgcattttaaaaaaacgaaatttataaaaagataaataaagtGACAGAAACCTTATCGGGCATAGCATTGGAACTCCTTTTAGCATTGGAACCCCGTTCATCCTCACTGTCGttgttcttctcttccttcttaACTCTAGGTTCTTGTTTGGGCTTAGCCTTAGTGGGTTTATCAGAATCATTATCGAGCTGCTCTTCTTTCTTCACCTTGGCTTCTCTTGCCGCAGATGTGGAATTCCCATTCGCATTGTTCATAATTTTTGTGGATTTCTTCTTGTGGTTGAGCATTATTGTACCCAAGCTCATCTTATcgtcctcctcttcctctttaaCTTCCCTCTGCACCTTCACGGGCTTCGCATCCTCCTCCGAAGGCATGTTTCAGCTTTCCCAGTGTATGAGAAATTGGCacccaaaaacacaaaagaaaatcgGAGTGAGGGGAGGACGATGGGTGTGAAATTTCGAACTTCGAAAAGGGAAAAGCCCTCCGTTTTCACGGAGTTTTCGAGTTTTGAACGTTTCGGGAAACATTTGAAACCCTAGTGCAAAAAGGAAACATCGGACCGGATACGGAAATCCATGAGAGTGGGCGTACTCTTTATGATAAAGGCTTGGATGTCTAATGGGCTAAACGAAGCCCAACTCATGTTAGCCCATACTTAAATCTTGTATATTGTAGGCCTAATCCTAGCCCATCTATTACAAGAAGCAAATGTAGGTAGGTCAATTAGTCAAGATAGAGTACCTGCCTTTTTGTATATGAGTTCGAACCTTATTCCGATACAttagaataatttagaatatcgcaattgcaaccaaaaaaaaaggattctATTATAAGAAGAGAACGATCTGTATAAcactcaaataaataaatatgggttgaataattaataaataagtaGACGTGTTATTATACTATCAGTGGATAAGTTGTGTTAACGATCGTCATTTCTGATGAATTTCCCGTTATCATGTGTACAAGTTAGTATAGTATATGATCTATATATGTATCACGCACAGCAGAAGTAGATACACCATATCCAAACCTTCCATGATGATGAATATTTGCCATCAACGAAGAAGGCATATATTCTTTCCCTGTATATGCGTgcttttttatatacaaaaataatgataTGAAAAAAGTTTAACATTTTGGTATCAATCCAGACTCGGTGGGCAATTGACAATTTGACATGTAtcgaaaaagaatgaaaagaaaaggtcgGTTACTCGGTGGGAGATAGAGTCTAGAGCCGAGAATTTATGCCAAAGCTAAACACAAATCAATCAAATGAAATGAGACCAGACCTTAGACCTACCATATATCCTTTGGGAAAAAGTTGAGCTCTATTTCCCATAATACCTGCATATCGTCTTAGTGTCTTCATCACCCTCACCAGTCAGTGCCCCttctatataatatatacacacacgcATATTATTATCACTCgcagaagaatacacagagacacagagagacagagaaagagatgggTTGGTTATTGAGTGAAAGAAGGGGAAGGAAGCAGGGGTGGATGGAGGAGAGCCTAGCCTCCCTATCCGCACCTCCTTCGCCTCTGTTGGCACTCGTCGTCATCGTCTTGGTGTTATTAATGTTTTCATCGTACACCAGCTACAGGTCACAGATGGAGAAAACTAAGGTCGGGTTTCATATATTTCTCTTGTTTCTGCCCGTTATGTTGATCTTTTTGGCTCACTCTTTGATTAAGTACGGGAGCTTTCCGGTGCTGAGTCCGAAGACCAAGGAGAGGGTGGTTCATCAACCTGAAGGGTCAGCGTCGCCTTGGGGCGTGGCTATGTTTCTGGTGCTTTTGCTCGTCTTGCTCTGTTATCGGTCTTCTTTTCAATCCAACTGGTGGCCTCACTGGCGTTCTTATTGACCATCAAACTAGTTTTTCAGTCTTCATAACCAACCATCATCATGTACATGTAACTTATcgtcgtcgtgttatttttaCTGGAATTTATTTAGTTCGTGATCCTGGTGTGTTACTAGTTAATGACAAATGAATCATATCTTAAAAGAGTTTGTGATATTCCATATTTATCAGCTCTTAATCAAACTAGTTTGTGCTATATTTCTATTTTGATcatggaaatgaaaatttattgGTGACATGCTAAAGATGGACTCATATTCACACCGATTGATGCTCAAGTAAGAGCCGAGTCGACCATCACGTTTTAGATTCtggagtcattctatagtgagggccttCGATGAGGTTCTATCTCTTTGATTCAACGACTAATCAATTTGATCAAACGGTTAAGAGATAGAGCTTCATCTAAGGGCAAGTATAACCGAGAGTAAACGAAACGAAAGGGTATAAAATCTTGTACACAAGTCATTAAAATCTTTCGATTGGTCATTTTGATTGAGGTAAAGGGGCCTTCATAGAATTAGTATAAAACAGAGATAACTAAACTAGCACAATCATTTCATGCAGTCGCTTTGGTGTGGGCAAACCGCTGTGAAGATGTTGGTAGCTCCACTTGCTCAATTGTTTTCTGCTTCTTTCTAGCCAGTTGTTCTTCCTCCTTCATTTGTTGCTCCAAGAAAGGCCTCTTGGCATTTGCAATGATCTCCTCCGTCGTCGTCGTCCTCTTACTCGGCTTATTCCTCCCcttggttttcttctttaggACAGTGCCCTTGACAGCTTCAATCTCAACCTCTTTCTCTTGCTTTGTCggtttctctttcttcctctaaGGCTTCACTGTGCCGATCTTTGCGGGATCCAACATAATTGTCTCAGGCGGCAGCTTATCAAGCAGAGAGTGCACTTCCCTCTCACTTCTATGTTTAGATGTTTCAAATGGATTTGCCACCCAGGAATCAAAGTTCGGTTCCCCACAACCAGGAATCAGAATACTGGACCAACCCATGGAGTGCCCTATGTCTAGAACATCTTCACACGGCCGAAACAACAACTTTTCTATTTGGTAACCTTTAACCATTCGATGGTTCATATATGTCTTGTAGTTCTGAGTCCCGTGCAAATCTCTCAGGATTTGTACAGATGATCCACAGCCCAGACAAGCTAGAAGAACCTTCCGACTGAAATCCAAAGTCTTTGGCTGCCCCGGTAAAGTTTGGAGTGCTTCATCCTCAAGTTTCCTCAAGTCCCAAAGCTtaattttattctcttttccAGCTGTGGCCATGAGATGGCCATTCGGGTGGAATGCATTGCCGAGAGGGGGGCCCTGTGACACAGCCTTTTCAGAAGAGGAGCAGAGCTTGTAGGCTTCCACATGGAAACTGTACCAAGTGAATGACCCAAAGCAACAACCCCATTGTAGGGGTTCACCTGCATCACATCAGCACGGCCTAAGCCAGTTCTGTAACTACCTACCATCTCACCCATTGTTACATCTTGATAATGAAGCTGCCCAAAATTGTTTATTGAAGCCAAGAGGAAGTGGGTTTTCAGAAATTGAAGCCTTAAAACTGCACCATGTTCCTACATGATAAGAAATGTGTATAACTTCAGTTCAATATTGAAGCATCTCAAGATAACTAACAAACGAAAAAATGCATCAATCTAAAATACAGCTGTTGTGTCAGACCATCACCAATCTATCTGGAGAGCTTtagaaagaaactaaaaaaataatttattagagTAATTGGTAGTGCGTTACGGACAGGTAAAGCCTTTAGAATGTTTGCAGGATTGTGAGCCAGTAATTAATCTAAAAGACACAACCTATTTAATGCAGTACGCTAACCTTTAAGCAATGAAGTTCAGTGCCATCCCGGTTATAAATATATGGATAACTGCCAGGAATGAGAACGTTAGCCATACTAAATAAGATAAAACAGTACTACATGTCAATTCAAAGTAGACTGAGCAGGTTTTAGTAAAATCTGGAGGTATCATCCATGTTTCCAAACAAACTATGTAAAATGGGGAGCAAATCAACATAACATTTCCAACTACTAAAAGAAATACATAATCAACCCTGTAAATgtcaaaatatttacaaaaCAGAACTTAAGTACCGCATACAGTTTTATACTTTTTCTGGACTGCAGCAAAGAACGACTCATTGTGTAGGAACACCACATCACATACTGTTTCCCTAACCTGAACATCATCAGTTAGCTAATCAGCCCAATGTTCCAGTCAAACACTgaagttcaaataaaacaaggaCCCAGCATTCCAGCACATCATTTAGAAAAGCGGAAATTGTACTGATACCACCTAATCTTTTAGGTTTACAacccaaaattaattttatagtaTTGCTTTCAAGTCTCTCTCCCATGAAATTTCTATACAAAGTTTGGCATCTTATCAAGGGCA
This window encodes:
- the LOC18788611 gene encoding nucleolar protein 58; this encodes MPSEEDAKPVKVQREVKEEEEDDKMSLGTIMLNHKKKSTKIMNNANGNSTSAAREAKVKKEEQLDNDSDKPTKAKPKQEPRVKKEEKNNDSEDERGSNAKRSSNAMPDKELKTRTKKMEEEEEEEKKKKKKGSEVIQEQKKKEKKVPDATTELKKREKKEKKVYDLPGQKRDPPDERDPLRIFYETLYEQVPKSEMAQFWLMECGLLSKEEAKRVFEKKQKRSQQQNLGSPMKAVASVKKSTQSVTVKKPSTPVPSNQKKSTVSKDASTQSKKRKNEDRSSESDSDDDFALSTRLKKKRQAA